Proteins found in one Phycisphaerae bacterium genomic segment:
- a CDS encoding TatD family hydrolase: MRYIDPHIHMISRITDDYQRLAMAGCVAVSEPAFWAGFDRGSAASFHDYFRHLTDVEPKRAAQYGIKHYSWLCINAKEAENVALSREVIALIPEFLDKPNVLGIGEIGLNKNTPNECTIFCEHLELAAKRDELVLIHTPHLEDKYKGTRMILDMLKNETRLRPERVCVDHVEEHTIRPVLDAGYWCGMTLYPITKCTPQRAADMIERYGPNRMMANSAGDWGPSNPMAVPELNLEMRLRGHADALISKIVYENPLAFFKQCRRWVDTF; encoded by the coding sequence TTGCGTTACATCGACCCCCACATCCATATGATCTCGCGGATCACCGACGACTACCAGCGTCTGGCCATGGCCGGCTGCGTGGCGGTCAGCGAGCCGGCGTTCTGGGCGGGCTTCGATCGCGGCAGCGCGGCGTCGTTTCACGACTATTTCCGGCATCTTACAGACGTCGAGCCGAAGCGGGCGGCGCAGTATGGGATCAAGCACTATTCGTGGCTGTGCATCAACGCCAAGGAGGCTGAGAATGTCGCGCTCTCGCGCGAGGTGATTGCGCTCATTCCGGAGTTTCTGGACAAGCCCAACGTCCTGGGCATCGGCGAGATCGGCCTGAACAAGAACACGCCGAACGAATGCACGATCTTCTGCGAGCACCTGGAACTGGCCGCCAAGCGCGACGAGTTGGTGCTGATCCACACGCCGCACCTCGAGGACAAGTACAAGGGCACGCGGATGATCCTCGACATGCTCAAAAACGAAACCCGCCTGCGCCCCGAGCGCGTCTGCGTCGATCACGTCGAGGAGCACACGATTAGGCCTGTGCTCGACGCCGGATACTGGTGCGGGATGACGCTTTACCCGATCACGAAATGCACGCCCCAGCGAGCGGCCGACATGATCGAACGCTACGGTCCTAACCGGATGATGGCCAACTCGGCCGGCGACTGGGGGCCAAGCAACCCCATGGCCGTGCCGGAGTTGAACCTGGAGATGCGGCTTCGCGGACACGCCGACGCGTTGATATCAAAGATCGTGTACGAAAATCCACTGGCGTTTTTCAAACAGTGTCGCCGCTGGGTTGATACATTCTGA
- a CDS encoding MogA/MoaB family molybdenum cofactor biosynthesis protein, producing MPDAVVITISDSRSAGERADTSGPAAEEFLRDLGLTISDRRVVPDDIPAIQQAVRDGAGRAALIVTTGGTGIGPRDVTPEALTPLFDRELPGFGEIMRTGTYSRTPLSIISRGGAGLIGNTLIVMLPGSLKAVRESLALVGPAIKHVLKIASGKPIDCQEETGAAGR from the coding sequence ATGCCCGACGCGGTTGTGATCACCATCTCTGACAGTCGTTCCGCCGGCGAACGGGCCGACACCAGCGGTCCGGCGGCGGAGGAATTCCTGCGCGATCTGGGTTTGACCATCTCGGATCGTCGAGTCGTGCCGGATGACATCCCTGCGATTCAGCAGGCTGTCCGCGATGGGGCGGGCCGCGCGGCCCTCATCGTCACGACCGGAGGCACGGGGATCGGCCCGCGCGACGTCACGCCCGAGGCCCTTACGCCGCTCTTCGACCGTGAACTGCCGGGCTTCGGCGAGATCATGCGGACCGGAACCTATTCACGAACGCCGCTTTCGATAATCTCCCGAGGCGGGGCCGGCCTGATCGGCAACACGCTAATAGTCATGCTCCCCGGCAGCCTCAAAGCCGTTCGTGAATCGCTCGCGCTCGTCGGCCCGGCCATCAAGCACGTGCTGAAGATCGCCTCGGGCAAGCCGATCGATTGTCAGGAAGAGACCGGGGCCGCCGGCCGATGA
- a CDS encoding CPBP family intramembrane glutamic endopeptidase, which yields MIAARPVPESSMPYRVVDDDVGIRFRRWETLALALALTASWHAIPSWLLGSYLPARSWYDRWGIEGYSAIRDCIASVMPLLLCFSTPVRSGLVIGQWKGCSIRVLVICLVPIILTAIVYPLTSAPFKGQPHSMWTISPLAQDALFTGYLYGLISERFSGKIRIGLSVPIAVFITAAFFSLWHVPNFQGIGAAYVAFQLIYVFIGGAWTLMARVMTGSMIPGVLVHMAVNFIAWKGW from the coding sequence ATGATTGCCGCACGACCCGTTCCAGAAAGCAGCATGCCTTATCGCGTCGTCGACGATGACGTTGGGATTCGATTCAGGCGCTGGGAAACCCTGGCCCTCGCGTTGGCCTTAACCGCTTCCTGGCATGCAATTCCAAGTTGGTTGCTCGGATCATATCTTCCGGCACGGTCATGGTACGACCGCTGGGGTATCGAAGGCTATAGTGCGATCCGTGATTGCATCGCCTCGGTCATGCCGCTCTTACTTTGTTTTTCCACTCCTGTTCGGTCGGGGTTGGTGATCGGTCAGTGGAAAGGTTGTTCGATCAGGGTGCTGGTAATCTGTCTGGTGCCGATCATCCTGACGGCCATTGTCTATCCACTTACTAGCGCCCCTTTTAAGGGCCAACCACACAGTATGTGGACGATCTCACCTTTGGCGCAAGATGCCCTGTTTACCGGCTACCTCTACGGCCTGATCTCGGAGCGATTTAGCGGGAAAATTAGGATTGGCCTTTCGGTGCCGATCGCCGTATTTATCACTGCCGCTTTTTTTTCACTTTGGCATGTACCCAACTTCCAGGGTATCGGAGCCGCCTACGTCGCCTTTCAGCTTATATATGTTTTCATTGGCGGCGCATGGACGCTCATGGCCCGAGTAATGACCGGGAGCATGATTCCCGGCGTACTCGTCCACATGGCAGTCAACTTTATTGCCTGGAAGGGTTGGTGA
- a CDS encoding MutS2/Smr-associated SH3 domain-containing protein, with protein sequence MDAHTLEKLDFQRVRELLAEQAACGLGRELAQRISPSRRADQVSIWLRQTEEFTKWVTTHGLPPFGGIRDVRPQVKKAVPPAKLEPAEFAELAETLVGIDAVRLYFQGCEQVFESIGKIAGRIGDFRVIAERIGRVIDNRGQVRDEASERLYRIRHEIEDVRQKTREVFEKLLRQSHITKFLQYASATFHDDRMVLPVKADQRGRVPGIVHRSSDTGQTLFVEPSEAVELNNTRINLLLQENEEIGRILWELTHLVHLNQKEILRTLEAVAVVDLLAAKVKLARRFQLNLPQLSPDRRLVLHHARNPILMAEFETHHGAGHNHPVVPIDVRLGDDFDIMMITGPNTGGKTATLKTVGLLVLMAQAGLPIPAGAGSTLPVFDGVWIDVGDEQSLVQSLSTFSAHLKRILDILQRARRSTLVLLDELGAGTDPEEGAAIGRAIVEHLLQSGSLAMITTHLGALKALGYETKRVDNASVEFDVQTLRPTYHLRIGEPGNSNALAIASRLGMPKRLVDAARRHLTGQYRALNKAISRTLDSRRDAERARRDADMARQDAARATLAAIDRAKALEAEHRNYAAWVERVMKLQPGDGVHVRSFDRPGRVVRVRLDKQQVAVDLGAMQVDVALSDLVLDGLAPPA encoded by the coding sequence GTGGACGCACATACGCTTGAGAAGCTCGATTTTCAGCGGGTTCGGGAACTGCTCGCCGAGCAGGCCGCCTGCGGTCTGGGCCGCGAGCTGGCCCAGCGTATTTCACCGTCGCGCCGCGCCGATCAAGTCTCAATCTGGCTGCGGCAGACGGAAGAGTTTACCAAGTGGGTCACGACGCATGGCCTTCCGCCGTTCGGAGGCATTCGCGACGTGCGGCCGCAGGTGAAAAAGGCCGTTCCTCCCGCCAAACTGGAACCCGCCGAGTTCGCCGAATTGGCCGAGACGCTCGTCGGCATCGACGCCGTGCGTTTGTATTTCCAAGGCTGTGAGCAAGTTTTTGAATCGATCGGCAAGATTGCCGGCCGGATCGGCGACTTTCGTGTCATCGCGGAGCGGATTGGCCGCGTCATCGACAACCGCGGGCAGGTCCGCGATGAAGCGAGCGAACGCCTTTACCGGATTCGTCACGAGATCGAGGATGTCCGCCAGAAGACCCGCGAGGTGTTCGAGAAGCTCCTCCGCCAGTCGCACATCACGAAGTTCCTCCAATACGCCAGCGCGACGTTTCACGACGATCGCATGGTCCTGCCGGTCAAGGCCGACCAGCGCGGCCGCGTACCCGGCATCGTGCATCGCAGCAGCGACACCGGGCAGACGCTCTTCGTCGAACCGTCCGAAGCCGTCGAGCTGAACAACACGCGGATCAATCTACTCCTACAGGAGAATGAAGAGATCGGGCGGATTTTGTGGGAGCTGACGCACCTCGTTCATCTCAACCAGAAGGAGATTCTGCGCACGCTGGAGGCCGTCGCGGTCGTGGATCTCTTGGCCGCGAAGGTCAAACTTGCCCGCCGATTCCAACTCAACCTCCCACAACTCAGCCCCGACCGCCGGTTGGTACTGCATCACGCCCGCAATCCCATCCTTATGGCTGAATTCGAGACCCATCACGGTGCTGGACACAATCACCCGGTCGTCCCGATCGATGTTCGCCTCGGCGACGACTTCGACATCATGATGATTACGGGGCCGAACACGGGCGGAAAGACCGCGACCCTCAAGACGGTCGGGCTGCTCGTGCTTATGGCGCAAGCGGGCCTGCCGATCCCCGCCGGGGCCGGTTCGACTTTGCCGGTCTTCGACGGCGTCTGGATCGACGTCGGCGACGAGCAGAGTCTCGTGCAATCGCTCAGCACCTTCAGCGCGCACCTGAAGCGAATCCTGGACATCCTGCAGCGCGCCCGCCGCTCAACGCTCGTGCTGCTCGACGAACTCGGCGCGGGGACCGATCCTGAGGAAGGGGCCGCCATCGGCCGTGCGATCGTCGAGCACCTCCTTCAAAGCGGCAGCCTGGCGATGATTACAACGCACCTGGGCGCGCTCAAGGCACTGGGCTATGAGACCAAACGCGTGGACAACGCCTCCGTGGAGTTCGACGTGCAGACGCTACGGCCAACGTATCACCTGCGGATCGGCGAGCCGGGCAACAGCAACGCCCTCGCCATCGCGTCCCGTCTGGGTATGCCCAAGCGGCTCGTCGATGCCGCACGTCGCCACCTGACCGGTCAGTACCGCGCACTCAATAAGGCCATCTCCCGCACGCTTGATTCCCGCCGCGACGCCGAGCGAGCCCGGCGCGACGCGGACATGGCCCGCCAGGACGCCGCGCGGGCCACGCTCGCGGCCATCGATCGCGCCAAGGCGCTGGAGGCAGAACATCGCAACTACGCCGCCTGGGTCGAACGTGTGATGAAACTTCAACCGGGTGACGGCGTCCATGTCCGGTCCTTCGACCGGCCGGGCCGTGTGGTTCGTGTTCGGCTGGACAAGCAGCAGGTCGCGGTGGACCTGGGAGCCATGCAAGTGGACGTCGCGCTGTCGGATCTCGTTCTCGACGGCCTGGCCCCACCGGCATAA
- a CDS encoding ATP-binding protein, which produces MPNSAPRFWKGRFFRRVFTRLGLLLSTGMVLVCALTWQIMQRWLYEYTSLQLTNHAQLACLTIESADVSLSPDALMASCAEISRRTGLRLTVIATDGRVLADSHAEAATMENHGHRREVVDALAGQVGHDERLSTSVGRSFNYIAVPMMRNGEVAAIVRVAAPVEDFQTREAALIKWVMIGLAVSLPLALIIAYLFSRTLARPVQEVGLLAQRLATGDLDTRVEITGKDEVAQVAESLERMRVHLSERIRQVQQRRQDLEVTLGNLEEGVIAVNEHGVVLQANRAARELLGTEGAVVGWPLTIGLRHAALSTLWSEAIRSKTPELRRDVNLNGPGPQRTVTVTIVRVNEPDTPIAWLLCVNDITELARSSAMKADFVANASHELRTPVAAIRAAVETLRSDGLDGATQSRFMSVIDRNVVRLQDLTEDLMHLNKVESPSAALSPAEFDPADVLALLKMSFAEALRGKNAEFHVTCELAVIVTDQRWLELVLKNLIDNSVKYVGPGGRIDLRCRGEGDRVYFVVQDNGCGIPPQDLERVFERFYQVDKSRDRTVGGTGLGLAIVKHAVHALGGEVSIASEVGRGTTVSFWLPLAPTTAGAAT; this is translated from the coding sequence ATGCCGAACTCAGCGCCGAGATTCTGGAAGGGACGCTTCTTTCGGCGCGTCTTCACCCGATTGGGACTGCTCTTGTCCACCGGGATGGTCCTGGTCTGCGCACTGACGTGGCAGATCATGCAGCGCTGGCTGTACGAGTACACCTCGCTACAGCTTACTAACCACGCCCAGCTTGCCTGCCTGACGATCGAATCCGCGGACGTCTCCCTGTCCCCCGACGCCCTGATGGCGAGCTGCGCGGAGATAAGCCGCCGCACCGGCCTGCGCCTGACGGTCATCGCGACCGACGGCCGCGTGTTGGCCGATTCGCACGCCGAGGCGGCCACCATGGAAAACCACGGCCATCGGCGGGAGGTCGTTGATGCCCTCGCCGGCCAGGTCGGTCACGACGAACGCCTCAGCACAAGCGTAGGCCGCTCATTCAACTATATCGCCGTGCCGATGATGCGCAACGGCGAGGTTGCCGCGATCGTACGCGTCGCCGCGCCGGTGGAGGATTTCCAAACTCGCGAAGCCGCACTCATCAAATGGGTGATGATCGGTCTGGCCGTCTCCCTGCCGCTCGCCCTCATCATCGCCTACCTCTTTTCGCGCACGCTCGCGCGGCCCGTGCAGGAAGTGGGCCTGCTCGCGCAGCGCCTCGCGACGGGTGATCTGGATACGCGCGTGGAAATCACCGGCAAGGACGAGGTCGCGCAGGTGGCCGAGTCGCTGGAACGCATGCGCGTCCACCTTTCCGAACGCATCCGCCAAGTCCAGCAGCGGCGTCAGGACCTCGAAGTGACGTTGGGGAACCTGGAAGAGGGCGTCATCGCCGTCAACGAACACGGTGTCGTCCTCCAGGCCAATCGCGCCGCCCGCGAACTGCTCGGCACCGAGGGGGCCGTCGTCGGCTGGCCGCTGACGATCGGTCTCCGCCACGCCGCGCTGTCGACGCTTTGGAGCGAGGCGATCCGCTCGAAGACGCCCGAGCTGCGCCGCGATGTCAACCTCAACGGCCCCGGGCCGCAGCGAACCGTCACGGTCACCATCGTCCGCGTGAACGAGCCGGACACGCCGATCGCATGGCTGCTGTGCGTGAACGACATCACCGAGCTGGCCCGATCGTCGGCGATGAAGGCTGACTTTGTCGCCAACGCCTCCCATGAGTTGCGCACGCCCGTCGCCGCCATCCGCGCCGCCGTCGAGACGCTGCGCTCCGACGGTCTCGACGGCGCGACGCAGTCCCGGTTCATGTCCGTCATCGATCGCAACGTCGTCCGCCTGCAGGACCTGACCGAAGACTTGATGCACCTGAACAAAGTCGAATCGCCCTCCGCCGCGTTAAGTCCGGCCGAATTCGACCCCGCCGACGTGTTGGCATTACTGAAAATGAGCTTTGCCGAGGCTCTGCGCGGGAAGAACGCCGAGTTTCATGTCACATGCGAGCTTGCCGTCATCGTGACTGATCAGCGCTGGCTCGAACTGGTCCTCAAGAACCTGATCGACAACTCCGTCAAATACGTCGGCCCCGGCGGCCGGATCGACCTGCGTTGTCGCGGCGAGGGCGATCGCGTCTATTTTGTGGTGCAGGACAACGGCTGCGGCATTCCCCCGCAAGATCTCGAGCGCGTCTTCGAGCGGTTCTATCAAGTGGACAAGTCGCGCGACCGCACCGTCGGCGGGACCGGCCTGGGCCTGGCCATCGTCAAACATGCCGTGCATGCGCTGGGGGGAGAGGTGAGCATCGCCAGCGAAGTCGGCCGCGGCACGACGGTCAGTTTCTGGCTTCCCTTGGCGCCCACGACCGCAGGCGCTGCGACGTAA
- a CDS encoding rhomboid family intramembrane serine protease, translated as MIPIRDDNPTHGTPILTVTLIVINVLVFLFQATMPEKEGEEFVWKYGYIPAKLVVGPERFREELQEHQPTTPVIDQFGRIRVDPFGRPLRVQHEAPLEAATATPAWISLFTCMFLHGGWAHLLGNMLYLWIFGNNIEDRLGHALFLVFYLGTGLVGNFAHTYFNASWVPLVGASGAISGVMGGYILVHPHAHILAIVPLGWYWFTAKLPAWVFLGVYIVLQNLFPATLGGREEGGVAYWAHIGGFAAGAALIFLLPRRPVPAYARPARPIHDDDADIII; from the coding sequence ATGATCCCCATCCGAGATGACAACCCCACCCACGGCACGCCGATCCTGACGGTCACGCTGATCGTGATCAACGTGCTGGTTTTCTTGTTTCAGGCAACGATGCCGGAAAAAGAGGGGGAGGAGTTTGTTTGGAAGTACGGCTACATCCCCGCCAAGCTCGTCGTTGGGCCTGAACGATTTCGCGAAGAGTTGCAGGAGCATCAACCGACAACTCCGGTCATCGATCAGTTTGGACGAATCCGGGTCGACCCATTTGGTCGGCCACTTCGGGTGCAGCATGAGGCGCCACTGGAAGCGGCCACCGCGACGCCTGCGTGGATCAGCCTATTTACTTGCATGTTCCTGCATGGAGGGTGGGCTCACCTGCTAGGCAACATGCTCTATCTCTGGATCTTCGGCAACAACATTGAAGATCGCCTCGGCCATGCGCTGTTCCTGGTTTTCTACCTGGGAACCGGCCTCGTTGGCAATTTCGCGCATACCTACTTCAATGCCAGTTGGGTTCCGCTGGTGGGCGCCAGCGGTGCGATCAGCGGTGTCATGGGCGGTTACATCCTCGTGCACCCGCATGCCCATATTCTGGCGATCGTGCCGTTGGGCTGGTACTGGTTCACCGCGAAACTGCCCGCGTGGGTCTTCCTGGGCGTCTATATCGTGCTGCAGAATCTATTCCCCGCGACGCTGGGCGGCCGAGAAGAGGGCGGCGTCGCTTATTGGGCGCACATCGGCGGCTTCGCGGCGGGCGCGGCCCTCATTTTTCTCCTGCCGCGCCGGCCCGTGCCTGCGTACGCGCGACCGGCCCGGCCGATCCACGACGATGACGCGGACATCATCATCTAA
- a CDS encoding prepilin-type N-terminal cleavage/methylation domain-containing protein, producing the protein MKHSQTNRFAGSGIGERGFTLIELLVAIATITLLIGILLPALGRAREAGRGSYCAGLLHNAALATSMYLDDNEGSFWPYYVDVPGAGGGRRWWFGFEPGGPPSNPNQKHRFLDKPAGLLGTYFGDEAKELRCSSFPYGRGKYFPKFSPPAGGYGYNTAALGGYNTLDPANSRVRRVQQFGGRTSEVFIFADGIHFDRLSFSGSVPLEQTFNEPAYIQWQDPTAFNSNAGVNGGFGHFRHLGRANVLFLDGHAAAQPLRHDAHPYSAKGYGPVANLSDEALRTLPVRRGNREWQVDVIYGLP; encoded by the coding sequence ATGAAACATTCGCAAACAAACAGGTTTGCCGGTAGCGGAATCGGGGAAAGGGGATTCACGCTGATCGAGTTGCTGGTCGCCATCGCGACGATCACGCTGCTGATCGGTATTCTTCTACCGGCCCTCGGCCGCGCCCGCGAGGCCGGCCGAGGATCTTACTGCGCGGGCCTGCTGCACAACGCGGCGCTCGCCACAAGCATGTACCTCGACGACAACGAAGGCTCGTTCTGGCCCTACTACGTCGATGTGCCGGGTGCAGGAGGGGGGCGGCGCTGGTGGTTCGGCTTCGAGCCGGGCGGCCCGCCGTCGAATCCAAATCAAAAGCACCGATTCCTCGACAAGCCGGCCGGTCTCTTGGGAACATATTTTGGCGATGAAGCCAAGGAACTGCGCTGTTCCAGCTTTCCCTATGGACGTGGCAAGTATTTCCCAAAATTCTCGCCTCCCGCAGGTGGGTACGGCTATAACACGGCGGCGCTGGGCGGTTACAACACGCTCGACCCCGCCAACTCGCGCGTGCGCCGCGTGCAGCAATTCGGCGGACGCACGTCCGAGGTCTTCATCTTCGCCGACGGCATCCATTTTGATCGCCTGTCGTTTTCGGGTTCGGTCCCCCTTGAGCAGACTTTTAACGAGCCAGCTTACATCCAATGGCAGGACCCCACGGCGTTCAACTCCAACGCCGGCGTAAACGGCGGCTTCGGCCACTTCCGCCATCTGGGGCGGGCCAACGTGCTGTTCCTCGATGGCCACGCCGCCGCGCAGCCGTTGCGGCACGATGCCCACCCTTACAGCGCCAAAGGCTACGGTCCAGTGGCAAACCTCTCCGACGAGGCGCTCCGAACGCTCCCCGTCCGCCGCGGCAACCGCGAATGGCAGGTCGACGTGATATACGGCCTGCCGTGA
- a CDS encoding cystathionine beta-synthase, with protein MEIHDSVLELIGKTPLVRLRKVTDGVKCTVAAKVEYFNPGGSVKDRAAVLMLEKAEKEGKLKPGGTIIEPTSGNTGSALAMAAAIKGYRCILVMPDKMAPEKFALLRAYGAETVTVPTVAANSPESYYSVANRLTAEIPGAYQPNQFENPNNPQAHYDTTGPEIWAQTDGKIDYFVAGIGTGGTISGTARYLKEKNPNIKIIGADPEGSIYTPGNMPKSYKVEGIGEDFVPRTVNLKIVDQVIAVSDKDSFLMARRLSSEEGLLVGGSSGTAVCAALKVAADLPKDKLVVVLLPDSGRGYLSKIYNDEWMQNMGFMASPGHGTTLGDVLAAKGDREPLITVHKNDSVRKAIDLMRDNDISQVPVSDDNGVIIGSIQEVTAMQLVFDHVDIAHKKIGDVMGSPFPKMDRSTEIEKGFKALTLGAPAILVRDNDKSVGLLTKSDFISYLSGDGDAGAEAR; from the coding sequence ATGGAAATCCACGACAGCGTTCTCGAATTGATCGGCAAGACGCCGCTGGTGCGTCTTCGCAAGGTGACCGACGGTGTGAAGTGCACCGTCGCCGCGAAAGTCGAGTATTTCAACCCCGGCGGGTCGGTCAAGGATCGCGCGGCCGTCCTGATGCTCGAAAAGGCGGAGAAAGAGGGCAAGCTCAAGCCCGGCGGGACGATCATCGAGCCGACCAGCGGCAACACGGGCTCGGCCCTGGCCATGGCCGCGGCGATCAAGGGCTATCGATGCATCCTCGTGATGCCCGACAAGATGGCCCCGGAGAAATTCGCGCTCTTGCGGGCTTACGGCGCGGAGACGGTTACGGTCCCGACGGTCGCGGCCAATAGCCCCGAGAGTTACTACAGCGTCGCCAACCGGCTGACCGCTGAAATTCCCGGCGCGTATCAACCGAATCAATTCGAAAACCCCAACAACCCGCAGGCGCATTACGACACGACCGGCCCTGAGATCTGGGCGCAGACGGATGGGAAGATCGATTACTTCGTCGCGGGCATCGGCACGGGCGGAACGATCAGCGGCACGGCCCGATACCTCAAGGAAAAAAATCCGAATATCAAGATCATCGGGGCGGACCCCGAAGGCTCCATCTACACGCCCGGCAACATGCCGAAGTCGTACAAGGTCGAGGGCATCGGCGAGGACTTCGTGCCCCGCACCGTCAATTTGAAGATCGTCGATCAAGTCATCGCGGTCAGCGACAAGGATTCGTTCCTAATGGCCCGGCGACTGTCGAGTGAGGAAGGGTTGCTCGTCGGCGGCTCGTCGGGGACGGCCGTGTGCGCGGCGCTCAAGGTCGCGGCGGACCTGCCGAAAGACAAGCTCGTCGTCGTGCTGCTACCCGACAGCGGCCGCGGCTATCTAAGCAAGATCTACAACGACGAGTGGATGCAGAACATGGGATTCATGGCCTCCCCGGGGCATGGCACAACGCTCGGCGATGTGCTCGCGGCCAAGGGCGATCGCGAGCCGCTCATCACGGTCCACAAGAACGACTCCGTGCGCAAGGCGATTGACCTCATGCGCGACAACGATATTTCGCAGGTTCCGGTGTCCGATGACAACGGCGTGATCATTGGCTCGATTCAGGAAGTGACCGCCATGCAACTCGTGTTCGACCACGTCGATATCGCGCACAAGAAGATCGGCGACGTCATGGGCTCGCCCTTTCCCAAGATGGACCGATCGACCGAGATCGAGAAAGGTTTCAAGGCGCTCACACTGGGCGCGCCGGCGATCCTCGTTCGGGACAACGACAAGTCCGTCGGATTGCTCACCAAGAGCGACTTCATCTCTTACTTGAGCGGAGATGGCGACGCGGGTGCCGAAGCGCGCTAA
- a CDS encoding tetratricopeptide repeat protein: MKRESRQDKKERRSEGRRGRRAEPMIEPLAPSAWWARWILAVLVASAAVVVYWNTLQNGFVSWDDGDYVYQNPLLQGGLGSIWGELFKEDKHEQYYPLVFTSYWIEHKFVGVEPRLYHATQIALHAVNSMLWLFVLRWLGVSLPVATLTAALFAVHPVNVASVAWVTERKNTLSGLFFLLSLLLYLQHRRSGGAWRYWAALGSFQLALFAKTAVVVLPALLIVSDRVLDRRWTKLSFRRAVPFLALAFLMAIITIGVEGEQSKSGRPVDPMLRPLIACAALVHYVGKVVWPANLLPLYPRWPESFHEYRYWLSAAALIVVAILLLRFRKKLGDRVLWCVALFLLPLLPALGLKHFNLMQFSFVADHLMYLSAPGLFLAAALVVERFVRSADHLAVGLGRGAVIVAALAALGWLTVRQNHVWHDTETFWVYTLAGNPDCVPGNINLGNYYKRNKECEKALPYYRAAARLLPDHLNTPRFYAQCCRELGRHEEALQWYQEALQRAEKKSPRFVAIHLEYAGFLRSLKRSEEARAAYETVLRKDPRNRTALLGLEQVTRATGTGEGAK, encoded by the coding sequence ATGAAACGGGAATCGCGGCAGGATAAGAAAGAGCGGCGCTCCGAAGGGCGGCGCGGCCGGCGGGCCGAGCCGATGATCGAGCCGCTCGCCCCGTCGGCGTGGTGGGCCCGCTGGATTTTGGCGGTGCTGGTCGCATCGGCCGCGGTCGTGGTTTACTGGAATACGCTCCAGAACGGGTTCGTGAGCTGGGACGACGGCGACTACGTGTACCAGAATCCACTGCTGCAAGGGGGCCTGGGCTCCATCTGGGGGGAACTCTTCAAAGAAGACAAGCACGAGCAGTACTATCCCCTGGTCTTCACCTCCTATTGGATCGAGCACAAGTTCGTTGGCGTCGAGCCGCGGCTGTACCACGCCACGCAGATCGCGCTCCACGCCGTCAATTCGATGCTCTGGCTTTTCGTGCTGCGCTGGCTGGGCGTGAGCCTGCCGGTGGCCACGCTGACCGCCGCGCTCTTCGCCGTGCATCCCGTCAACGTCGCGTCCGTTGCCTGGGTGACTGAGCGAAAAAACACGCTTTCGGGTTTGTTCTTCCTGCTATCGCTCCTGCTCTATTTGCAGCACCGCCGCAGCGGGGGGGCTTGGCGCTATTGGGCCGCGCTGGGCTCCTTTCAACTCGCCCTCTTTGCCAAGACGGCGGTCGTCGTTCTGCCGGCCCTCCTCATCGTGAGCGATCGTGTCCTCGACCGGCGTTGGACGAAATTATCGTTTCGGCGGGCCGTACCGTTTCTGGCCCTGGCCTTTCTCATGGCCATCATCACCATCGGCGTCGAAGGTGAACAAAGCAAGAGCGGACGGCCGGTCGATCCAATGCTCCGTCCGCTCATCGCCTGCGCAGCCCTTGTCCATTACGTCGGCAAGGTGGTCTGGCCCGCGAACCTGCTGCCGTTATATCCCCGCTGGCCGGAGTCATTCCATGAATATCGCTATTGGCTGAGCGCCGCCGCGCTCATAGTTGTCGCTATTTTACTCTTGCGATTTCGCAAGAAGCTCGGCGATCGGGTGTTGTGGTGTGTCGCCCTGTTTCTGCTGCCCCTCCTGCCGGCGCTCGGGCTCAAGCACTTCAACCTGATGCAGTTTTCATTCGTCGCCGACCACCTGATGTACCTTAGCGCGCCCGGACTTTTTCTCGCCGCAGCGTTGGTCGTCGAGAGATTCGTGCGGTCGGCCGATCATCTCGCTGTGGGTTTAGGAAGGGGGGCGGTGATCGTCGCCGCTTTGGCGGCCCTCGGCTGGCTCACGGTCCGCCAGAACCACGTCTGGCATGACACCGAGACCTTCTGGGTTTACACCCTCGCGGGGAATCCTGATTGCGTGCCCGGCAACATTAACCTTGGAAATTACTACAAGCGTAACAAAGAGTGCGAAAAGGCCCTGCCGTACTATCGAGCGGCGGCACGACTCTTGCCCGATCATCTCAACACTCCTCGCTTCTACGCCCAATGCTGTCGCGAACTGGGCCGTCACGAGGAGGCGCTGCAGTGGTATCAGGAGGCACTCCAGCGCGCGGAAAAAAAGAGCCCTCGATTTGTCGCCATCCATCTTGAATACGCAGGCTTTCTTCGGTCCCTGAAACGCTCGGAGGAAGCCCGCGCGGCCTACGAAACCGTCCTGCGCAAGGATCCGCGTAACCGCACGGCGCTCCTCGGTTTGGAACAGGTGACCCGGGCGACAGGTACGGGAGAGGGCGCGAAATAG